One window from the genome of Lysobacter helvus encodes:
- a CDS encoding aminotransferase class V-fold PLP-dependent enzyme, with protein sequence MAVTRRQFLAAPVALGGVAASGALLSALAAETAPLPDLTNWANVRAQFALDPELLHFASFFIASHPTPVRNAIETWRRTMDRNPFRVIEQGMFEEESHNIPLQVQQVVAGYIGARRDDIALVRATTEGLALIYHGLPLKAGDEVLATTHDHYSHHEAIRFATERAGATTRRVALYDEASEATVDSLVQRLLAGIGPKTRVVGMTWVHSSTGMRLPVRELTQALKARHPDILVVLDGVHGIGAAEPVLTSLGADYIAAGTHKWIFAPRGTGIAWSTADGWARLRPTVPNFTDLESYNAWAENRPIKGPTTASRIAPGGFHAFEHQWAMSAAFQMHEAMGRARVAARISELNERLKAQLAENKKIKVHTPRSAALSAGLVAFEIDGLKPEEIVKRLGERKIVASTSPYAISYARLAPSLVNTPDEVDRAARAVLALAG encoded by the coding sequence ATGGCTGTCACCCGCCGTCAGTTCCTCGCCGCGCCCGTCGCCCTCGGCGGCGTGGCCGCCAGTGGTGCGCTGCTGAGCGCGCTGGCGGCCGAGACCGCACCGCTGCCCGACCTCACGAACTGGGCCAACGTGCGCGCGCAGTTCGCGCTGGACCCTGAGCTGCTGCATTTCGCGAGCTTCTTCATCGCCAGCCATCCCACGCCGGTGCGCAATGCGATCGAAACCTGGCGGCGCACGATGGACCGCAATCCCTTCCGCGTGATCGAGCAAGGGATGTTCGAAGAGGAATCGCACAACATCCCGCTGCAGGTGCAGCAGGTGGTCGCGGGTTACATCGGCGCCAGGCGCGACGACATCGCGTTGGTGCGCGCGACGACCGAAGGCCTCGCGCTGATCTACCACGGCCTGCCGCTGAAGGCCGGCGACGAAGTGCTCGCGACCACGCACGATCACTACTCGCACCACGAAGCGATCCGCTTCGCCACCGAACGCGCGGGCGCGACGACGCGGCGCGTGGCGTTGTACGACGAGGCCAGCGAGGCGACGGTGGACAGCCTCGTGCAGCGCCTGCTCGCCGGCATCGGGCCGAAGACGCGCGTGGTCGGCATGACGTGGGTGCATTCGAGCACCGGCATGCGCTTGCCGGTCCGCGAACTCACGCAAGCGCTGAAGGCCAGGCATCCCGACATCCTGGTGGTGCTGGATGGCGTGCATGGCATCGGCGCGGCCGAACCGGTGCTCACCTCGCTCGGCGCCGATTACATCGCCGCCGGGACGCACAAGTGGATCTTCGCGCCGCGCGGTACCGGCATCGCGTGGTCCACCGCGGACGGCTGGGCGCGGCTGCGGCCGACGGTGCCGAACTTCACCGACCTGGAGAGCTACAACGCGTGGGCGGAGAACCGTCCGATCAAGGGGCCGACGACGGCATCACGCATCGCGCCCGGCGGATTCCACGCGTTCGAACACCAGTGGGCGATGTCGGCGGCCTTCCAGATGCACGAGGCGATGGGCCGCGCACGCGTCGCCGCGCGCATCAGCGAACTCAACGAACGCCTGAAGGCGCAGCTCGCCGAGAACAAGAAGATCAAGGTGCACACGCCGCGGTCGGCCGCGTTGTCCGCAGGCCTCGTCGCGTTCGAGATCGACGGGCTGAAGCCGGAGGAGATCGTGAAGCGGCTGGGCGAGCGCAAGATCGTGGCGAGCACGAGTCCTTACGCGATCTCGTACGCGCGGCTTGCACCGAGCCTGGTGAATACGCCGGACGAAGTGGATCGTGCAGCGCGCGCGGTATTGGCGCTCGCGGGCTGA
- a CDS encoding serine hydrolase domain-containing protein, with the protein MFRLAPLALSCLLATAAVASAAMAAPVSTAPAAARFDAKALATALDARIDDAARAGFSGTVLVADGTHVVYERSVGLADPAGAKIGPDTRFNMASTGKLFTTVSILQLVQQGKLDLDAPIRRYLPKWPVASVRDHVTVRELLMHTSGLGLYWGEDFQARRASLHTLSDYIPLLAKEPEFTPGTAWRYSNSGFMVLGLIVEAVSKQDYYAYVAEHIFQPAGMHDTGYFEVDGKATNVATPMPGGTGADAHTALRMPEPRGGAAGGGYSTPRDLLKFHRALTVGKLLDAKTRALLFAPVTLPAGSHAPPHGLGLLRFAVGNDVGYGHPGGAPGVGVDFRATRDSGWSVIVMSNSGSPRTMPFADALLGDVAAAGAPDLRFPMP; encoded by the coding sequence ATGTTCCGTCTCGCCCCGCTGGCCCTGTCGTGCCTGCTCGCCACCGCTGCCGTCGCCAGCGCCGCCATGGCCGCCCCGGTATCCACCGCGCCCGCCGCCGCGCGATTCGATGCGAAGGCGCTCGCGACCGCGCTCGACGCGCGCATCGACGACGCCGCGCGCGCCGGCTTCAGCGGCACCGTGCTCGTCGCCGATGGCACGCACGTGGTGTACGAACGCAGCGTCGGCCTCGCCGATCCCGCGGGCGCGAAGATCGGGCCGGACACGCGCTTCAACATGGCGTCCACCGGCAAGCTGTTCACCACGGTGTCCATCCTGCAACTCGTGCAGCAGGGGAAGCTCGACCTCGACGCCCCCATCCGCCGCTATCTCCCGAAGTGGCCGGTTGCCAGCGTGCGCGACCACGTCACCGTGCGCGAACTGCTGATGCACACCTCCGGCCTCGGCCTGTACTGGGGCGAGGATTTCCAGGCACGCCGCGCATCGCTGCACACGTTGTCCGATTACATCCCGCTGCTCGCGAAGGAACCCGAGTTCACGCCCGGCACCGCGTGGCGTTACAGCAACAGCGGTTTCATGGTGCTGGGCCTCATCGTCGAAGCGGTGTCGAAGCAGGACTACTACGCGTACGTCGCCGAGCACATCTTCCAGCCCGCCGGCATGCACGACACCGGTTACTTCGAGGTCGACGGCAAGGCCACGAACGTCGCGACGCCGATGCCCGGCGGCACCGGTGCGGATGCGCACACCGCGTTGCGCATGCCGGAACCGCGCGGCGGCGCCGCAGGCGGCGGTTATTCCACGCCGCGCGATCTGCTGAAGTTCCATCGCGCGCTCACCGTCGGCAAGCTGCTCGATGCGAAGACGCGCGCGTTGTTGTTCGCGCCGGTGACGTTGCCCGCGGGATCGCATGCGCCGCCGCACGGCCTCGGCCTGTTGCGCTTCGCGGTCGGGAACGATGTCGGCTACGGCCATCCGGGCGGCGCGCCCGGCGTGGGCGTGGATTTCCGCGCCACGCGCGACAGCGGTTGGTCGGTGATCGTGATGAGCAACAGCGGATCCCCGCGCACGATGCCGTTCGCCGACGCACTGCTGGGCGACGTGGCCGCCGCAGGTGCGCCGGATCTGCGCTTCCCGATGCCGTAG
- a CDS encoding EF-hand domain-containing protein, translated as MKIQLLTAALLLASAPVLAQTQAAKPEGMHRGMHRGGGIERLDTDNDGRISRAEFDAGRAEREARMAKDPERQARMQAHMKDHKPVDFAAMDTNRDGYLVRSELRAYHERMRPQREAERAARFNERFAQADLNRDGKLGRVEVQEKMPQLADRFQWIDENRDGFLSKAELQAGREDRHR; from the coding sequence ATGAAAATCCAGCTGCTCACCGCCGCCCTGCTGCTCGCGTCCGCGCCCGTGCTGGCGCAGACCCAGGCCGCCAAGCCCGAGGGCATGCATCGCGGCATGCATCGCGGCGGCGGCATCGAACGCCTCGACACCGACAACGACGGCCGCATCAGCCGGGCCGAATTCGACGCTGGCCGCGCGGAACGCGAAGCGCGCATGGCGAAGGATCCCGAACGCCAGGCCCGCATGCAGGCGCACATGAAGGACCACAAGCCCGTCGACTTCGCCGCGATGGACACCAACCGCGACGGTTACCTCGTGCGCTCCGAACTGCGCGCCTACCACGAGCGCATGCGCCCGCAGCGCGAGGCCGAACGCGCCGCGCGCTTCAACGAACGCTTCGCGCAGGCCGACCTCAACCGCGACGGCAAGCTGGGCCGCGTGGAAGTGCAGGAAAAAATGCCGCAGCTCGCCGATCGCTTCCAGTGGATCGACGAGAACCGCGACGGGTTCCTGAGCAAGGCGGAGTTGCAGGCCGGTCGCGAAGACCGCCACCGCTGA
- a CDS encoding ectonucleotide pyrophosphatase/phosphodiesterase, whose product MTPSLRAAAALLLCTMLAACAGAPTPSPAPAPAMATPPVPVVLVSIDGFRADYLDRGITPTLSRIAREGVRGDGMTPSYPSLTFPNHYTLVTGLRPDRHGVVQNTMRDAVLGPFKSSNEANAGDARWWNGGEPLWVTAERAGVRTATMFWPGSQAPIHGVHPREWVRYDKTLGNDARVDQVVTWLRAPEAERPRLVTLYFETLDVVGHDFGPDSPEMARAIASVDASIARLVDALGPQVNLVIVSDHGMAAVPPGQLIAVEDMVDPADAEVIATGQSVGFAPRPGRTRAAEAQLLGAHPHYECWKKSGLPARWHYGTNPRVPPIVCQVEAGWDAIHRADFVKRPAHARGSHGYDPALPVMRALFVARGPAFRAGARLPVFDNVDVYPLLARLIDVPPLPNDGTIAPLLPALK is encoded by the coding sequence ATGACGCCTTCCCTGCGGGCCGCCGCGGCCCTGTTGCTGTGCACCATGCTCGCGGCCTGCGCCGGGGCGCCGACGCCGTCGCCCGCGCCCGCGCCTGCGATGGCCACGCCGCCGGTGCCCGTCGTGCTGGTGTCGATCGACGGCTTCCGCGCGGATTACCTCGATCGCGGCATCACGCCCACGCTCTCGCGCATCGCACGCGAAGGCGTGCGCGGCGACGGCATGACGCCGTCGTATCCCTCGCTCACGTTTCCCAACCACTACACGCTGGTGACGGGCTTGCGTCCCGACCGCCACGGCGTCGTGCAGAACACGATGCGCGATGCGGTGCTCGGCCCGTTCAAGTCGAGCAACGAAGCCAACGCGGGCGATGCGCGCTGGTGGAATGGTGGCGAACCGCTGTGGGTCACCGCCGAACGCGCGGGCGTGCGCACCGCGACGATGTTCTGGCCCGGATCGCAGGCGCCCATCCATGGCGTGCATCCGCGCGAGTGGGTGCGTTACGACAAGACGCTCGGCAACGACGCCCGCGTGGACCAGGTGGTCACGTGGCTGCGTGCGCCGGAAGCGGAGCGCCCGCGACTGGTGACGCTGTATTTCGAAACGCTCGACGTGGTCGGGCACGACTTCGGGCCGGACAGCCCGGAGATGGCGCGTGCCATTGCATCGGTGGATGCGAGCATTGCGCGGCTGGTGGATGCGCTCGGGCCGCAGGTGAACCTGGTCATCGTGTCGGACCACGGCATGGCGGCGGTGCCGCCGGGTCAGCTCATCGCGGTGGAAGACATGGTCGATCCGGCCGATGCGGAGGTCATCGCGACGGGGCAATCGGTGGGGTTTGCGCCGCGTCCCGGCCGCACGCGCGCCGCGGAAGCGCAACTGCTCGGCGCGCATCCGCATTACGAATGCTGGAAGAAGTCCGGCCTGCCCGCGCGCTGGCACTACGGAACCAATCCCCGCGTGCCGCCGATCGTCTGCCAGGTGGAAGCGGGGTGGGATGCGATCCACCGCGCCGATTTCGTGAAGCGCCCCGCGCATGCGCGCGGATCGCATGGCTACGATCCGGCGCTGCCGGTGATGCGTGCGTTGTTCGTGGCACGCGGGCCCGCGTTCCGTGCGGGCGCGCGCTTGCCGGTGTTCGACAACGTCGACGTCTATCCGTTGCTCGCCAGGTTGATCGACGTACCGCCGTTGCCGAACGATGGAACGATCGCGCCGTTGTTGCCGGCGTTGAAATGA
- a CDS encoding DUF4440 domain-containing protein, giving the protein MSQRTFVRIAGASALALCTLAFAQSKEAPKPSPPSPTFSAAECAVWSRELAFADSVKAHDAKAFADFVAADAVFGVGSGDPKHGRAAILEDWVGIIDGSALVLSWYPTAVAIGGEPDIAYSTGRALLQSPAGKTPKRISTSTFVSTWHRDRDGTWRVLLDGGAAPKPATDADVAAFHAGRMACPQRAG; this is encoded by the coding sequence ATGTCGCAACGCACGTTCGTCCGGATCGCGGGGGCTTCGGCACTGGCCCTGTGCACGCTCGCGTTCGCGCAGTCGAAGGAGGCGCCGAAACCGTCGCCGCCCTCGCCCACCTTCAGCGCGGCCGAATGCGCGGTGTGGTCGCGCGAGCTCGCGTTCGCCGACAGCGTGAAGGCGCACGACGCGAAGGCCTTCGCCGATTTCGTCGCCGCCGATGCGGTGTTCGGCGTGGGCTCGGGCGATCCGAAGCACGGCCGCGCGGCGATCCTGGAAGACTGGGTCGGGATCATCGACGGCTCGGCCCTGGTGTTGTCGTGGTACCCGACGGCCGTGGCCATCGGCGGCGAACCCGACATCGCGTATTCGACCGGCCGCGCCCTGCTGCAATCGCCCGCCGGGAAGACCCCGAAGCGCATCTCGACGTCGACCTTCGTCTCCACCTGGCACCGCGACCGCGACGGCACCTGGCGCGTGCTGCTGGATGGCGGCGCGGCGCCGAAGCCCGCCACCGACGCGGACGTGGCCGCCTTCCACGCCGGGCGCATGGCCTGCCCGCAGCGCGCGGGCTGA
- the hutU gene encoding urocanate hydratase, translated as MSTRKDPSRTIRAPRGNQLSCKSWLSEAPFRMLQNNLDPEVAENPAELVVYGGIGRAARDWECYDAIIKSLKELRDDETLLIQSGKPVGIFPTHADAPRVLLANSNLVPHWATWEHFNELDRKGLMMYGQMTAGSWIYIGSQGIVQGTYETFVEMGRQHYDGNLTGKWILTAGLGGMGGAQPLAASLAGACSLNIECQQSRIDMRLRTRYVDEQATDLDDALARIEKYCAAGEAKSIALLGNAAEILPELVRRGVRPDAVTDQTSAHDPVHGYLPIGWTVDQWLRMQTEDPVRVRDAAKKSMRVHVEAMLAFEDMGIPVFDYGNNIRQMAKDEGCTNAFDFPGFVPAYVRPLFCRGVGPFRWVALSGDPEDIYRTDAKVKELIPDDAHLHRWLDMARERISFQGLPARICWVGLGLRHKLGLAFNEMVRNGELKAPVVIGRDHLDSGSVASPNRETEAMRDGSDAVSDWPLLNAMLNVAGGATWVSLHHGGGVGMGYSQHSGVVIVCDGTEAADKRIARVLWNDPGTGVMRHADAGYEIAKACAKEQGLKLPML; from the coding sequence ATGTCCACCCGCAAGGATCCCAGCCGCACCATCCGCGCACCGCGCGGCAACCAGCTCAGCTGCAAGTCCTGGTTGTCCGAAGCGCCGTTCCGGATGCTGCAGAACAACCTCGATCCGGAGGTCGCCGAGAATCCCGCGGAGCTGGTGGTCTATGGCGGCATCGGCCGCGCGGCGCGCGACTGGGAGTGTTACGACGCGATCATCAAGTCGCTCAAGGAATTGCGCGACGACGAAACGCTGCTGATCCAGTCCGGCAAGCCCGTCGGCATCTTTCCCACGCACGCCGACGCACCGCGCGTGCTGCTCGCCAATTCCAACCTCGTGCCGCACTGGGCGACGTGGGAACACTTCAACGAGCTCGATCGGAAGGGTCTGATGATGTACGGCCAGATGACGGCCGGCTCGTGGATCTACATCGGCTCGCAGGGCATCGTGCAGGGCACGTACGAAACCTTCGTCGAGATGGGCCGCCAGCATTACGACGGCAACCTCACCGGCAAGTGGATCCTCACCGCGGGCCTCGGCGGCATGGGTGGCGCGCAGCCGCTGGCCGCGTCGCTCGCCGGTGCGTGCTCGCTCAACATCGAATGCCAGCAGTCGCGCATCGACATGCGCCTGCGCACGCGCTACGTCGACGAACAGGCCACCGACCTCGATGACGCCCTCGCCCGCATCGAGAAGTACTGCGCGGCCGGCGAAGCGAAGTCGATCGCGTTGCTCGGCAACGCCGCGGAAATCCTGCCCGAACTCGTGCGCCGCGGCGTGCGCCCCGATGCCGTCACCGACCAGACGTCCGCGCACGACCCCGTGCACGGCTACCTGCCGATCGGCTGGACGGTGGACCAGTGGCTGCGCATGCAGACCGAAGACCCGGTGCGCGTGCGCGATGCCGCGAAGAAATCCATGCGCGTGCACGTCGAAGCGATGCTCGCGTTCGAGGACATGGGCATCCCCGTGTTCGACTACGGCAACAACATCCGCCAGATGGCGAAGGACGAAGGCTGCACGAACGCATTCGACTTCCCCGGCTTCGTGCCGGCGTACGTGCGGCCGCTGTTCTGCCGCGGCGTGGGCCCGTTCCGCTGGGTGGCGCTGAGCGGCGACCCGGAAGACATCTACAGGACGGATGCGAAGGTCAAGGAACTCATTCCCGACGACGCGCACCTGCACCGCTGGCTCGACATGGCGCGCGAACGCATCAGCTTCCAGGGCTTGCCCGCGCGCATCTGCTGGGTGGGCCTGGGCCTGCGCCACAAGCTGGGCCTGGCGTTCAACGAGATGGTGCGCAACGGGGAATTGAAGGCGCCGGTCGTCATCGGCCGCGATCATCTGGACAGCGGCAGCGTCGCCTCGCCCAACCGCGAAACCGAAGCGATGCGCGACGGCAGCGACGCCGTGAGCGACTGGCCGCTGCTCAACGCGATGCTCAACGTCGCCGGCGGCGCGACGTGGGTGAGCCTGCACCACGGCGGCGGCGTGGGCATGGGGTATTCGCAGCACAGCGGCGTCGTGATCGTGTGCGACGGCACCGAGGCAGCCGACAAGCGCATCGCGCGCGTGTTGTGGAACGACCCGGGCACCGGCGTGATGCGGCATGCGGATGCGGGGTACGAGATCGCGAAGGCCTGCGCGAAGGAACAGGGCCTCAAGTTGCCCATGCTTTGA
- a CDS encoding AAA family ATPase — protein sequence MLTTLAVSSYRSLRDIVVPMSRLNLVTGANGSGKSNLYRALRLLAETSRGGVVPALAREGGLQSTLWAGPEGGGSQGTVRTQPIALRLGFAGEDFGYAIDLGLPTPSSSQFRLDPEIKREAIWSGPFLRASNLLVDRSGPMVRVRDGRSWRVAQQHLPAFDSLFDHVVDPAPSPEVLVLRERIRGWRFYDHFRSDRDAPARQSQPGTRTPVLSHDGSDLAAAWQTIVEIGDVEALDAAVDDAFPGASVSVMEEAGRFRLRFDQVGLLRPLDAAELSDGTLRYLLWIAALHTPRPPALMVLNEPETSLHPDLLPPLARLIRAAAQRCQVWVVSHASRLIAALEEDEGCNSVHLEKRDSETRVAGQGLLDTPAWHWPER from the coding sequence ATGCTCACCACCCTGGCCGTCTCGAGTTACCGATCGCTGCGCGACATCGTCGTCCCGATGTCGCGCCTCAACCTCGTCACCGGCGCCAACGGCAGCGGCAAGTCGAACCTCTACCGCGCATTGCGCCTGCTCGCGGAAACCTCGCGCGGCGGCGTGGTCCCCGCGCTCGCGCGCGAAGGCGGTTTGCAGTCGACGTTGTGGGCCGGGCCCGAAGGCGGTGGGTCGCAAGGCACCGTGCGCACGCAACCGATCGCGTTGCGGCTCGGGTTCGCGGGCGAGGATTTCGGATACGCGATCGATCTCGGGTTGCCGACGCCCTCCTCCTCGCAATTCCGCCTGGATCCGGAGATCAAGCGCGAGGCGATCTGGAGCGGCCCATTCCTGCGCGCGTCCAACCTGCTCGTCGATCGCAGCGGCCCGATGGTGCGCGTGCGCGACGGGCGCAGCTGGCGCGTGGCGCAGCAGCACCTGCCGGCGTTCGACAGCCTGTTCGACCACGTCGTCGATCCCGCGCCCTCGCCCGAAGTGCTCGTGCTGCGCGAACGCATCCGCGGCTGGCGCTTCTATGACCACTTCCGCTCCGACCGCGACGCGCCCGCGCGCCAGTCGCAACCCGGCACGCGCACGCCGGTGCTGAGCCACGACGGCAGCGACCTCGCGGCCGCGTGGCAGACGATCGTGGAGATCGGCGACGTGGAAGCGCTGGATGCGGCGGTGGACGATGCGTTTCCTGGCGCAAGCGTCTCGGTGATGGAAGAAGCGGGGCGCTTCCGGTTGCGCTTCGACCAGGTGGGATTGCTGCGCCCGCTCGATGCGGCGGAGCTCTCCGATGGCACCTTGCGTTACCTGTTGTGGATCGCGGCGTTGCATACGCCGCGGCCGCCGGCGCTGATGGTGCTCAACGAACCCGAGACGAGTTTGCATCCCGACTTGCTGCCGCCGCTCGCGCGGTTGATTCGTGCCGCTGCCCAGCGCTGCCAGGTGTGGGTGGTGTCGCATGCGTCGCGGTTGATTGCGGCGCTGGAGGAAGACGAGGGCTGCAACAGCGTGCATCTCGAGAAGCGCGACAGCGAAACGCGCGTTGCGGGACAGGGGCTGCTGGATACGCCGGCGTGGCATTGGCCGGAGCGGTGA
- a CDS encoding YybH family protein has product MQARNRFGAALLTCGLALAGTAAAAEPQSATDCFLAGFRASNADALAPCYAEDAVMWFPGGPMAKGRTAIRDGFAGYFAGATVKDATLTQLGEEAMGDTRVTWGTYVVNLVDKKTQAASVERGRYTDVQKKIDGRWVYIVDHPSDDPAPAAK; this is encoded by the coding sequence ATGCAGGCACGAAACCGTTTTGGCGCGGCGCTGTTGACGTGTGGCCTGGCCCTGGCCGGAACGGCCGCGGCGGCCGAACCGCAATCCGCCACCGATTGCTTCCTGGCCGGCTTCCGGGCCAGCAACGCCGATGCGCTGGCGCCTTGCTACGCCGAGGACGCGGTCATGTGGTTCCCCGGCGGGCCGATGGCGAAGGGGCGCACGGCGATCCGCGACGGGTTCGCGGGCTACTTCGCGGGCGCGACGGTCAAGGACGCCACGCTGACGCAGCTCGGCGAAGAAGCGATGGGCGACACGCGGGTGACCTGGGGCACCTACGTGGTGAACCTGGTCGACAAGAAGACGCAGGCCGCGTCGGTGGAACGCGGACGCTATACCGATGTGCAGAAGAAGATCGACGGGCGCTGGGTCTACATCGTCGACCATCCGTCCGACGATCCGGCGCCGGCTGCGAAGTAA
- a CDS encoding PA4780 family RIO1-like protein kinase has product MKTPAGLQALLDDGVIHAVVRQLKSGKEASVYVVRSDDELRCAKVYKDMAQRSFQARSQYQEGRKVRGSRQARAMGKASKYGKKALEEAWKNTEVDALYQLSAAGVRVPKPYGYFNGVLVMELVTDSEGHSAPRLGEVELDAETAREYFVFLVRQVVRMLCVGMIHGDLSEYNVLVDAHGPVIIDLPQAVSAAGNNHARAMLLRDVNKLRSALAFFAPELDMLHFGEEMWALFEAGELQPDSELTGKFDFATHEADVDAVLDSIEDARQEALIRQQGREEAENAD; this is encoded by the coding sequence ATGAAAACCCCCGCCGGCCTGCAAGCCCTGCTCGACGATGGCGTGATCCACGCCGTCGTCCGCCAGCTCAAGAGCGGCAAGGAAGCGTCTGTGTATGTCGTGCGCAGCGACGACGAATTGCGCTGCGCCAAGGTCTACAAGGACATGGCCCAGCGCAGTTTCCAGGCGCGCTCGCAGTACCAGGAAGGCCGCAAGGTGCGCGGCAGCCGCCAGGCGCGCGCGATGGGCAAGGCCAGCAAGTACGGCAAGAAGGCGCTGGAAGAAGCGTGGAAGAACACCGAGGTCGATGCGCTCTACCAGCTGAGCGCCGCCGGCGTGCGCGTGCCGAAGCCCTACGGCTATTTCAACGGCGTGCTGGTGATGGAGCTGGTGACCGACAGCGAAGGCCACAGTGCGCCGCGCCTCGGCGAAGTGGAACTCGATGCGGAGACCGCGCGCGAATACTTCGTCTTCCTGGTGCGCCAGGTCGTGCGCATGCTGTGCGTGGGCATGATCCACGGCGACCTGTCCGAGTACAACGTGTTGGTCGATGCGCACGGTCCGGTGATCATCGACTTGCCGCAGGCGGTGAGCGCGGCCGGCAACAACCATGCACGCGCGATGCTGCTGCGCGACGTCAACAAGCTGCGCTCCGCCCTCGCCTTCTTCGCGCCGGAGCTCGACATGCTGCATTTCGGCGAAGAGATGTGGGCGTTGTTCGAGGCCGGTGAACTGCAACCGGATTCGGAGCTCACGGGGAAGTTCGATTTCGCGACGCACGAGGCCGACGTCGATGCCGTGCTGGATTCCATCGAGGATGCGCGGCAGGAAGCGCTGATCCGGCAGCAGGGGCGGGAAGAAGCGGAGAACGCGGACTGA
- a CDS encoding protocatechuate 3,4-dioxygenase subunit beta has translation MPTPDAIARRALLQRAAGLGALALVAPWQSALAALTATPAQTRGPFFPVQLPSESDADLTHVKGAAGRARGQVIVVSGRVLDRDGKPIKGAVLELWQANAAGRYDHPRDVNPAPLDPNFQGYARLVSDDHGRYRFTTIKPGAYPINPVNPVAVRPPHIHFDVDDKHKHLVTQMYFPGEAGNAKDAIFNALGASKEAAVAHALGEEDDDLRFDWDIVLS, from the coding sequence ATGCCCACCCCCGACGCCATCGCGCGCCGCGCACTCCTCCAGCGCGCCGCCGGCCTGGGCGCGCTGGCCCTCGTCGCCCCGTGGCAGTCCGCGCTCGCGGCACTCACCGCCACGCCCGCGCAGACGCGCGGTCCGTTCTTCCCCGTGCAGCTGCCATCGGAATCCGATGCCGACCTCACACACGTGAAGGGCGCCGCGGGCCGGGCGCGCGGGCAGGTGATCGTGGTGTCCGGCCGCGTGCTCGATCGCGACGGCAAACCCATCAAGGGCGCAGTGCTCGAACTGTGGCAAGCCAATGCCGCGGGGCGCTACGACCATCCGCGCGACGTCAACCCCGCACCGCTGGACCCGAACTTCCAAGGCTACGCGCGCCTGGTGAGCGACGACCATGGCCGCTATCGCTTCACCACCATCAAGCCGGGCGCCTATCCGATCAACCCGGTGAATCCCGTCGCCGTGCGTCCGCCGCACATCCACTTCGACGTCGACGACAAGCACAAGCACCTCGTCACGCAGATGTATTTCCCCGGCGAGGCAGGCAACGCGAAGGACGCGATCTTCAATGCGCTCGGTGCGAGCAAGGAGGCCGCCGTTGCGCATGCGTTGGGCGAGGAGGACGACGACCTGCGCTTCGATTGGGACATCGTGCTGTCTTAG